A window of bacterium genomic DNA:
TGATAAATATACAGTTCTTAATGATGATATGAGCCTTATTCGAAAGATTAATAATCAGTATAAAGTATATAGTACTCCATTTTATGGAAATAGAATAAATAGTTACGTTTGGGCTCGGATAGAAAGTCTTCTCTTTCCCAAAAAAGATAAAGAGGTCTACATTAAAAAATATTCAATTTATAGTAGCCTAAAAGAGATTATCCCAAATATATTCTTGTTATTTGGTGTACTCCATCATTTTCAGAGAGAGAAAGTGTTTAATTTATGTAGTGAGATTATAGAAAAAGTACCTTGTTATGAACTTCACTTTCTGAAAGATGGAACCTTTTGGACTCATATCCTATCTGTACAAGGAGAAAGGAGAAAGTAATCTATTGGACAGAAGTAGGCCTATTTACGAACAGATTTTTAAAAAATATTGGGATAAGACTCTGCCATTTAGCGTTACAATAGAATTAACTTATAGATGTAACTTAGGGTGTGTTCATTGCTATGTAGAGAATAACTTAAAAGAGCAAGAACTTACTACCCTTGAAGTTAAACAACTATTAAATAAATTGGCTCAAGAAAAGGTAATTTTTTTAACCTTTACAGGAGGGGAGATTTTTTTAAGGGAGGACTTGTTTGAGATAGCCTCCTATGCAAGGAAGAATGGATTTATGATAAAATTATTTACCAATGGTACATTGATAACTCCCACAATAGCTGATATGATAAAAGGTGTTTGCCCTGAGGCAGTAGAGATTAGCATGT
This region includes:
- a CDS encoding radical SAM protein; protein product: MDRSRPIYEQIFKKYWDKTLPFSVTIELTYRCNLGCVHCYVENNLKEQELTTLEVKQLLNKLAQEKVIFLTFTGGEIFLREDLFEIASYARKNGFMIKLFTNGTLITPTIADMIKGVCPEAVEISMYGATAQTHEDITKVSGSFEKSINAFKLLKERGITTIFKPTLMRQNFAEYSEMKSLAEKLKAVPRFSITITARNDGGTTPYQYRLSNDQLATFFQQFTYDEEEDIEEICKQIRGSSKF